In Cherax quadricarinatus isolate ZL_2023a chromosome 71, ASM3850222v1, whole genome shotgun sequence, one DNA window encodes the following:
- the LOC128700316 gene encoding uncharacterized protein, whose protein sequence is MVSKAQVIIAVAFGLVGLLYQIETDTRTWEATEYANIYASPEQMERFITNPDSVEKWFHWVSTFKAADSRPLGVGKKYQAIYNVSLLGEYVTLLKMVEYKANSLIVLESSNFLKPRFVIKMEEGERKTTRLTFRLRYRRSSALFQWTVAPFLWLLTSQQLQYSLFMLRMMFPF, encoded by the exons ATGGTTTCTAAG GCTCAGGTCATCATTGCTGTTGCCTTTGGTCTTGTTGGTCTACTGTACCAGATTGAGACAGATACTAGGACCTGGGAAGCTACAGAATATGCAAACATTTATGCTTCTCCAGAACAGATGGAAAGATTTATCACTAATCCAGATTCTGTAGAGAAA TGGTTCCACTGGGTTTCCACATTCAAAGCAGCAGACAGCCGTCCACTAGGTGTTGGTAAAAAATACCAGGCTATCTACAATGTTTCATTGTTAG gagaATATGTAACTTTGTTGAAAATGGTTGAATACAAGGCTAATAGTTTGATAGTTCTAGAATCGAGTAACTTTTTGAAGCCTCGCTTTGTCATTAAAATGGAAGAGGGTGAACGGAAGACAACTCGCCTCACTTTTAG GTTGAGGTACAGGCGCTCCTCGGCACTCTTTCAGTGGACAGTAGCACCATTCCTATGGCTATTAACAAGCCAGCAACTCCAGTACTCTTTGTTTATGCTGAGAATGATGTTCCCCTTCTGA